Proteins encoded by one window of Tunturibacter psychrotolerans:
- a CDS encoding GDSL-type esterase/lipase family protein — MGDSITQNYEKSRPPDENFQPTWQTFYAARNAINLGFSGDTTANLLWRLKNGELCGLSPKVVVVLIGTNNTGVANQNAVQTQVGIDAVVAEVEQHLPSTHIVLIGLLPSDVSPQKTAVDQEVNRYLARVYSENPRVTYLDISSIFFVNGRLNSAIYYDPRLPGHPGALHPDTKGQYMMAEAIEPTLARLLSEKPRRSLESMTDINTALIPVERLEQDSYDWYARHHAELATGTTMDPRIVLIGDSITHFWAGAPAASHVNGGPAWQHAFGDKPVLNLGFGWDRTQNVLWRLRQGEFDGLHPDFIIVNIGTNNLTGTANARASSPAEVVDGIEEICRELKDRSQTSSIILMSIFPRGFAPDNPLREPIRRVNQLLVEHFANKPGIKVVDLGPKFLAPDQTLPGSLMPDGVHPSNAGYEIWADALLQAFR, encoded by the coding sequence TTGGGTGACTCGATCACACAGAACTATGAGAAGTCGAGACCCCCTGACGAGAACTTTCAACCCACCTGGCAGACTTTTTACGCGGCACGCAACGCCATTAACCTCGGCTTCAGCGGAGATACAACCGCCAATCTACTCTGGCGCCTAAAAAATGGAGAACTCTGCGGTTTATCTCCTAAGGTAGTCGTCGTCCTGATCGGCACGAACAATACCGGCGTAGCGAACCAAAACGCCGTTCAGACCCAGGTTGGCATCGACGCAGTCGTTGCCGAAGTAGAACAGCATCTCCCTTCGACACACATCGTGCTGATAGGCTTGCTTCCGAGTGACGTTTCACCGCAAAAAACAGCTGTAGATCAAGAGGTCAATCGCTATCTCGCTCGCGTTTATTCAGAGAACCCACGTGTCACATATCTCGATATCAGTAGCATTTTCTTTGTGAATGGCAGGCTCAATTCCGCCATCTACTATGATCCGCGACTGCCCGGCCATCCCGGTGCACTGCATCCCGACACAAAGGGTCAGTACATGATGGCTGAGGCAATCGAGCCTACATTAGCGCGCTTATTGAGCGAGAAGCCACGCAGATCTCTCGAGTCGATGACAGATATCAATACGGCTCTGATCCCTGTCGAGCGTCTCGAACAGGACTCCTACGACTGGTACGCTCGGCACCACGCCGAACTGGCTACTGGAACGACGATGGATCCGCGCATCGTCCTCATCGGCGACTCGATCACCCATTTCTGGGCAGGTGCACCAGCCGCATCACACGTCAACGGCGGGCCCGCATGGCAGCATGCCTTCGGCGATAAACCTGTACTTAATCTCGGCTTTGGCTGGGACCGTACACAAAATGTTCTCTGGCGGCTTCGTCAGGGCGAGTTCGATGGACTTCATCCCGACTTCATCATCGTGAACATCGGTACCAACAATCTGACTGGAACTGCGAACGCACGCGCCAGTTCACCGGCTGAGGTCGTTGACGGCATCGAGGAAATCTGCCGCGAGTTGAAGGATCGTTCTCAGACCAGCTCGATTATTCTGATGTCCATCTTTCCACGCGGCTTCGCCCCAGACAATCCGCTACGTGAACCAATTCGTCGGGTCAATCAGCTTCTGGTCGAACATTTCGCAAACAAACCAGGCATCAAAGTCGTCGATCTCGGACCGAAGTTTCTCGCACCAGATCAGACCCTGCCCGGGTCGCTAATGCCGGACGGCGTGCACCCAAGCAATGCCGGTTACGAAATCTGGGCGGACGCGCTCCTGCAGGCATTTCGGTAA
- a CDS encoding alpha/beta fold hydrolase — MEEEPRIVGLLVLYVKDMHRERRIMPYIHAQDGTRLFYSTWGTGEPVLFIHGGNVGSGVWDFQVPALVAKGFECITYDQRGFDRSDVSATDYSIGTLAGDLDALIGHLDRPNLSAVTLSFGGCVLARYLKQYGSEQVKRAALVSTVAPFPCRSEDNPDGLDPEQAYEPFLRGMIEDRAQTFLDSLDLFFNPEGAENPVTEGARTWIMNFGLRNPLVSMLEIYRASFFEGVRADMSAFTMPTLLVHGEADVFAPLTATAACAQRMIFDGRLITYPGASHGLMFTHRNRLNRDLGEFLKSALERRSAA, encoded by the coding sequence GTGGAAGAAGAGCCACGCATAGTCGGATTGCTTGTTCTCTACGTAAAAGACATGCATCGTGAAAGGAGAATCATGCCTTACATTCACGCACAGGATGGCACACGCCTCTTCTATTCCACCTGGGGCACGGGCGAGCCCGTCCTTTTTATCCACGGCGGCAACGTCGGCTCCGGCGTCTGGGACTTTCAGGTTCCCGCGCTCGTCGCCAAGGGCTTTGAATGCATCACCTATGACCAGCGGGGCTTCGACCGCTCCGACGTCTCTGCGACGGATTACAGCATCGGCACGCTCGCCGGTGATCTCGACGCGCTCATCGGACATCTTGACCGGCCCAACCTCTCGGCCGTAACGCTGTCGTTCGGCGGATGCGTGCTAGCGAGATATCTAAAACAATACGGCAGTGAGCAGGTGAAGCGAGCTGCGCTCGTCTCGACGGTGGCGCCGTTTCCTTGCCGCAGCGAAGACAACCCCGACGGCCTCGATCCCGAGCAAGCCTACGAGCCCTTCCTACGCGGCATGATCGAAGACCGTGCACAGACCTTCCTCGACAGCCTCGATCTGTTCTTCAACCCTGAAGGCGCGGAGAATCCAGTCACCGAGGGCGCACGCACGTGGATCATGAATTTTGGCCTGCGTAATCCGCTTGTATCCATGCTCGAGATCTATCGTGCGAGTTTTTTCGAGGGCGTACGCGCCGACATGAGTGCTTTCACCATGCCGACGTTGCTCGTCCATGGTGAAGCCGATGTCTTCGCGCCGCTTACTGCAACAGCGGCATGCGCTCAGCGGATGATCTTCGATGGCAGGCTGATCACCTATCCCGGCGCATCGCACGGCCTGATGTTCACGCACCGCAACCGCTTGAATCGCGATCTCGGAGAATTCCTGAAAAGTGCTTTGGAGCGGCGGTCGGCAGCGTAA
- a CDS encoding alpha/beta fold hydrolase, which produces MRANPLPSARDALCRWRGPARIVWGMKDSFFDPKSADWLDKNLPGSRGIRRLEEANLFFPEEMPDVIAEEAIVLWKKSHA; this is translated from the coding sequence TTGCGCGCCAATCCTCTGCCGTCGGCACGCGATGCGCTCTGCCGCTGGCGCGGGCCTGCGCGCATCGTCTGGGGCATGAAGGATTCGTTCTTCGATCCAAAGTCTGCCGACTGGCTCGATAAGAATCTTCCCGGGTCGCGCGGTATCCGACGCCTCGAAGAAGCAAATCTCTTCTTCCCCGAGGAAATGCCTGACGTGATCGCCGAGGAGGCGATTGTTTTGTGGAAGAAGAGCCACGCATAG
- a CDS encoding TniQ family protein, which produces MVSNLLPWHPRRLNDEILSSWILRIAAGNNVSVRSLCAWLGNDQPVAALDRMAYTSPFIDSIAEAIGVEKEQVIECLPSSLHGLSRTPVYRSLGGAAPMPWRLCQGGSYGLMGKPVLPSLSWGEWSPSASVVYRHIHLLFKAQLLPTRKLSTLRTTISKCVSISQLGLRSFRKGPAAMRILQSISRKLRAIRANGQENFETVSRAGLIGQEIQL; this is translated from the coding sequence ATGGTGTCAAATCTCTTACCATGGCACCCGCGCCGTCTTAACGACGAGATTTTGTCATCCTGGATTCTCAGGATTGCAGCCGGGAATAACGTGTCCGTTAGAAGCCTTTGTGCATGGCTTGGGAACGACCAACCTGTTGCAGCGTTGGATCGCATGGCGTACACAAGTCCGTTCATAGACTCCATCGCGGAGGCGATTGGAGTCGAAAAAGAACAGGTAATCGAATGCCTTCCCTCTAGCCTTCATGGACTGTCCAGGACACCGGTCTATCGATCACTGGGGGGAGCCGCGCCTATGCCGTGGCGTCTATGCCAAGGCGGGTCATACGGTCTCATGGGTAAACCAGTATTGCCCAGCTTGTCTTGGGGAGAATGGTCACCATCAGCTTCCGTAGTCTATCGCCATATACACCTGCTGTTTAAGGCACAATTGCTTCCCACGAGAAAGCTGTCCACACTGCGGACAACCATTTCGAAGTGCGTCTCGATTTCTCAACTCGGCCTTCGTTCGTTCAGAAAAGGACCTGCAGCAATGCGCATACTGCAATCGATCAGTCGCAAATTACGCGCCATCCGAGCGAACGGGCAAGAAAATTTTGAGACTGTGTCACGTGCTGGGCTCATTGGTCAGGAAATCCAGTTGTGA
- a CDS encoding carboxypeptidase-like regulatory domain-containing protein has protein sequence MFKWLAPLSLFLTLITMASQAQSNYATLRGEVTDPQHLPVPGAKVRVTSDLTGAVRDVTTDNAGLYVAGGLQPGGYQVEIDKNGFATTKQSLQLEVGQKATLDISLSLGPVTLAVNVGVNGELLRTADATVGAVVDRDSVQQLPLNGRQLIDLVATVPGAHVSMGAQQGNVNPLYWRPGQFSP, from the coding sequence ATGTTCAAGTGGTTGGCGCCGTTGTCCCTTTTCCTCACGCTGATCACAATGGCGTCACAGGCTCAAAGCAACTACGCGACCTTGCGGGGAGAGGTCACCGATCCGCAGCATCTACCCGTGCCAGGAGCGAAGGTGCGCGTAACTTCCGACCTCACTGGTGCGGTACGCGATGTGACGACCGACAACGCGGGCCTCTATGTGGCGGGAGGTCTGCAGCCAGGCGGATATCAGGTAGAGATCGACAAGAACGGGTTTGCCACAACCAAGCAGTCACTGCAACTGGAAGTGGGGCAAAAGGCCACGCTCGATATCTCACTCTCTCTCGGGCCCGTGACACTGGCGGTCAATGTCGGTGTCAACGGCGAGCTACTTCGTACTGCCGACGCCACCGTCGGTGCAGTTGTCGATCGCGACTCCGTGCAACAGTTACCCTTGAATGGAAGGCAGCTTATCGATCTCGTCGCCACCGTGCCCGGAGCCCACGTGAGCATGGGCGCGCAGCAAGGTAACGTGAATCCTTTGTATTGGCGGCCTGGACAGTTTTCTCCGTGA
- a CDS encoding glycoside hydrolase family 2 protein has protein sequence MDRRDFLRTAGTLLAASTLPGISVFAEEVPTYGRAIFSINRSWRYHPAQVAGAESPEFDDSSFERVVIPHTNISLPWHSFDDKDYEFISTYRRRFKTPPGSQGKRIFVDFEGAMTASIVWINGITLGEYKGGFTPFSFELTPHMRKDGENVLVVQLDSTERSDIPPFGNEIDYLTFGGIYREVSLRVVPSLYLDNIFAHPKNVLSAKPTLDVDCFLAGTSPRGDLVLEAELLDGERTLAKTSKTFKVSTGSDPNAAADPTTSAPVYSSTESVDDPAKQTLSFKEIDGVKLWDIATPNLYTVRVRLLHAGKIMDEDSRRIGFRDATFTDHGFSLNGKIIKLRGLDRHQTFPFVGQAMPARVQRQDAKILRHTLHCNIVRTSHYPQSRHFLDCCDEIGLLVLEEIPGWQHIGPEPWKLVAIDNVGRMVRRDWNHPSIILWGVRINESPDDHSFYTRTNALSHALDTTRQTGGIRNFKESELLEDVFTINDFGFPLRKPNHPLYLNTEFVGHTFPTKSTDDDERQREHTLRHARIHNQLASDPQFAGGIGWCAFDYNTHANFGAGDRICYHGVTDIFRELKPAGGFYKSQCDPTEQIVLEPAFHWANSDESTNFTKAVVCSNCDHLKFYERTDSLVTSSWDLIAELDPDRGEFDHLKYPPFILDRSQVKRTNRHGWGDLRIDGYLQGKQVASKTLSGLGVDQKFALLADDTMLHADGADTTRVVMRVTDEFGAMRTYANDPVVFKLEGSASLIGDNPFALIGGTGAVWLRAKEQEGTVRLTATHPRLGSQTIELNLTAVAAEPL, from the coding sequence ATGGATAGACGCGATTTCCTCCGCACAGCAGGAACCCTACTGGCAGCGTCGACACTACCCGGTATTTCCGTCTTCGCCGAAGAAGTTCCCACATACGGACGAGCGATTTTTTCGATTAACCGCAGTTGGCGATACCATCCTGCACAAGTCGCTGGTGCCGAAAGCCCTGAGTTTGACGACTCATCTTTCGAGCGAGTGGTTATCCCACACACAAACATAAGCCTTCCGTGGCACAGCTTCGACGACAAAGACTACGAGTTCATCTCGACCTATCGCCGCCGCTTCAAGACACCGCCTGGTTCTCAAGGTAAACGTATCTTCGTGGACTTCGAAGGTGCCATGACGGCCTCGATCGTGTGGATCAACGGCATCACACTTGGTGAATATAAAGGCGGTTTTACACCGTTTTCCTTTGAATTAACCCCGCACATGAGGAAAGACGGCGAGAACGTCCTCGTTGTGCAGTTAGACTCTACTGAAAGAAGCGACATCCCACCGTTCGGCAACGAAATTGATTACCTGACCTTCGGTGGCATTTACCGCGAAGTCTCGTTGCGCGTAGTGCCAAGCCTTTATCTGGACAATATCTTCGCGCATCCGAAGAACGTGCTAAGTGCTAAACCCACGCTCGATGTGGACTGCTTTCTCGCCGGTACGTCTCCTCGCGGTGATCTGGTGCTTGAGGCAGAGTTACTCGACGGAGAACGTACTCTCGCAAAGACAAGCAAGACTTTCAAAGTATCGACGGGCAGTGATCCGAATGCAGCGGCCGACCCGACCACAAGCGCTCCGGTCTACTCGAGCACGGAGTCGGTCGATGACCCCGCGAAGCAGACGCTATCTTTTAAAGAGATTGACGGGGTAAAGCTCTGGGATATAGCAACGCCAAACCTTTACACCGTCCGGGTACGTCTCCTGCACGCGGGAAAGATCATGGACGAGGACAGCCGTCGCATCGGTTTCCGCGACGCTACCTTCACTGATCACGGGTTCTCCTTGAACGGCAAAATCATTAAGCTGCGCGGCCTTGACCGCCACCAGACTTTTCCGTTCGTTGGTCAGGCGATGCCCGCCCGCGTACAACGTCAGGACGCAAAGATTCTTCGCCATACTCTCCACTGCAACATCGTTCGGACCTCTCACTACCCGCAGTCCCGGCATTTCTTGGATTGCTGTGACGAGATCGGTCTGCTTGTGCTCGAGGAGATTCCGGGTTGGCAACACATCGGCCCCGAGCCGTGGAAGCTCGTCGCCATTGATAATGTCGGGCGCATGGTCCGGCGGGACTGGAACCATCCGTCGATCATCCTCTGGGGTGTGCGAATCAATGAATCTCCAGACGATCACAGCTTCTACACTCGCACCAACGCGCTTTCCCACGCACTGGATACGACTCGGCAAACGGGCGGCATTCGTAACTTCAAAGAGTCGGAGCTTTTGGAGGATGTGTTCACCATTAACGACTTCGGCTTCCCGTTGAGAAAGCCGAATCATCCCCTGTACCTCAATACCGAATTCGTTGGACACACTTTTCCCACCAAGTCGACCGACGACGACGAACGCCAGCGTGAACACACGTTGCGGCACGCTCGAATCCACAACCAGCTCGCATCTGACCCGCAGTTCGCGGGCGGCATCGGATGGTGTGCATTTGACTACAACACACACGCGAACTTCGGGGCAGGGGATCGCATCTGCTACCACGGCGTGACGGACATCTTCCGAGAGCTCAAACCTGCCGGGGGCTTTTATAAGTCGCAGTGCGACCCCACCGAGCAGATTGTTCTCGAACCAGCCTTCCATTGGGCCAATAGTGATGAGTCGACCAACTTCACCAAGGCCGTCGTCTGCTCGAACTGCGATCATCTGAAGTTCTATGAGCGTACCGACAGCCTGGTAACGAGTTCATGGGACCTGATCGCGGAACTCGATCCCGACCGAGGGGAGTTTGATCACCTGAAGTACCCACCCTTTATCCTCGATCGCAGTCAGGTAAAGCGAACTAACCGGCATGGTTGGGGGGATCTCAGGATCGATGGCTACCTGCAGGGGAAGCAGGTAGCGTCTAAAACCCTGTCCGGACTGGGCGTCGACCAGAAGTTTGCTCTGCTAGCCGACGACACAATGCTCCATGCTGACGGCGCTGACACGACACGCGTGGTGATGCGAGTAACAGACGAGTTTGGAGCCATGCGAACCTATGCAAACGATCCTGTCGTCTTCAAACTGGAAGGTTCTGCAAGCTTGATCGGAGATAATCCCTTCGCGTTGATCGGAGGAACAGGCGCCGTTTGGTTACGGGCTAAGGAACAGGAAGGAACAGTTCGGCTAACAGCAACTCATCCGCGTCTTGGCTCCCAGACCATTGAACTAAATCTCACCGCAGTCGCAGCAGAACCCCTCTAG
- a CDS encoding tetratricopeptide repeat protein, which translates to MSNRPRLRLVVLSSSLLVCSALSAQHALAQENPSQNLDQQFQSALAQYQAGKLAEASAQLESLSPHVPKSFEVHELLGLTYAAQLRNEKAIEQLEIAVRLKPDSAAARTNLATALAGSGKLELAETQFRKALALEPRDFDANHNLADFYLQANRMSDALPLLEQARRINPSSYSNGYDLALTYVLMGRRSDAQQLIQTMMQQRNTGELHNLLGQIDEKDGKFVEAANEFEIAAQMDPSEDNLFTWGSELLLHRTYEPAIDVFQQAAKRYPTSPRLLIGLGMALYSRGRYEESIKSLLAAADLDPTDPRCYLFLSKSYLSSPNQADDVIQRFRRYSELQPNNALAQYYYAVSLWKGKRLEETSVDFHAVESLLQKSIALDGTLADAHLQLGILYADQHESAKSLPEYQRALELNPNLSDAHYRLGQYYVRAGQKDQAQKEFAIYQQLQAQHMAAVDKERADVQQFVYSAKPASVTKP; encoded by the coding sequence GTGAGCAATAGGCCCCGGTTGCGGCTGGTAGTTCTTAGCAGCTCGCTTCTGGTTTGCTCGGCATTATCGGCCCAGCACGCGTTGGCCCAGGAGAACCCCAGCCAGAACCTTGACCAACAGTTTCAGTCTGCGTTAGCCCAATATCAAGCAGGAAAGCTTGCAGAAGCTTCCGCACAACTGGAGAGCCTCTCACCCCACGTCCCGAAGAGCTTTGAAGTCCACGAACTTCTGGGGCTGACCTACGCTGCGCAATTGAGGAACGAGAAAGCTATAGAGCAGCTCGAAATAGCCGTTCGACTAAAACCGGATTCCGCAGCTGCGAGAACGAATCTGGCAACAGCCCTTGCAGGTTCTGGGAAGCTGGAATTGGCCGAGACACAGTTTCGTAAAGCTCTCGCTCTTGAGCCGCGAGACTTCGACGCGAACCACAACCTGGCTGATTTCTACCTTCAGGCCAATAGGATGTCGGATGCGCTTCCTCTTCTCGAACAGGCGCGGCGAATCAATCCGTCCTCTTATAGCAACGGATACGATCTCGCTCTCACGTACGTTCTCATGGGGCGACGCAGCGACGCGCAGCAGCTCATCCAGACCATGATGCAACAGAGGAACACAGGCGAACTGCACAACCTGCTGGGTCAGATTGACGAGAAGGATGGCAAGTTCGTAGAGGCGGCGAACGAGTTCGAAATCGCTGCTCAAATGGATCCGAGTGAAGACAACCTCTTCACTTGGGGAAGTGAACTTCTCCTCCACAGAACATACGAGCCGGCTATCGATGTATTCCAGCAAGCAGCGAAGCGCTATCCAACTTCACCGCGACTGTTGATCGGCCTTGGCATGGCCTTGTACTCACGAGGTAGATACGAGGAGTCGATCAAATCCTTGTTGGCCGCAGCGGACCTCGATCCAACCGATCCCCGCTGCTATCTTTTTCTATCCAAGTCGTACCTTAGTTCGCCGAATCAGGCCGACGATGTAATTCAAAGGTTTCGACGCTACTCAGAGTTACAACCGAACAACGCGCTGGCCCAGTATTATTACGCCGTGAGTTTATGGAAGGGGAAACGGCTCGAAGAAACCAGCGTAGATTTTCACGCCGTGGAATCTCTGCTGCAAAAGTCGATTGCATTGGATGGAACACTTGCCGACGCACACCTGCAGTTAGGCATCCTCTACGCAGACCAGCACGAGTCAGCTAAATCGCTGCCGGAGTATCAGCGCGCTTTGGAACTAAATCCCAATCTCTCAGATGCCCACTACCGCCTCGGGCAATATTATGTTCGGGCCGGGCAGAAAGATCAGGCACAGAAAGAATTTGCTATATATCAGCAGCTTCAGGCGCAACATATGGCCGCAGTGGACAAGGAGAGGGCCGACGTCCAACAGTTTGTGTATTCGGCGAAGCCCGCATCCGTCACCAAGCCTTGA